The Rhizobium jaguaris nucleotide sequence CAATCGCGGCTCGAGACTGCATTTGGCGCCGGCACGGAAGTCGAAGTTCATGGGTTTGCTCACGGCGTAGAGGGCGTCGGCCGCTATCTTTCGCAAATCCGCAAAGGCACACGCGATCAGGCTTTTGCCGTCCGGCTTAACAGAGACGGATCCTTTACCACCGATGTTTTGATCGATGCCGGTTCGTCAGCGCTTGAGGAGGCAAAAGACTGGAAGCGTGATCTGCGCTCACAGGAGCGTCGCGACGTCGCGCATATCATCTTCAGCGCCAAGCCGGGTACGCCGAAGGACCAGTTTGTCGATGCGGCCCGAGCGACGCTTGCTCGCGAGTTTGCCGGTCATCGCTACGTGTTTGTGTTGCACGAAGACCGCCAACATCTGCATGTCCACGCCGCCGTGAAAATGCGGTCGGAGACCGGTAAGCCGCTTCATCCGCGGATCCAGGATTTTCAGCGGTGGCGCAAGACGTTGGCGGAGGAGGCACGAGAACGCAACATTCCGATGGATGCGATGAGCCGCTTCGAGCGCGCCAATCCGCCCGGCTACAAGCTGAAGGATATTCATCGCGTCGAACGCGGTGTTGCGACGGAGAATGTTCGTCGGCGCGTCGAGGCGGTGAAGGCAAGTGTTGTCCATATCCCAACAAGGGAGGAGGGCAAACGGCATGCTGTCGCGGCTGCACAGGGTTGGAGCCAGATAGCGGCCATTGCGTCCGAGGCACTTCATGAAGCTCACCCGGAACCAGGCGACTTGCGGCTCTATCGTGCGGAACGGCCGGGAACGCGATCGTCGGCGCCGATCTTCACCCGCAATCGCGCCGAGGCCGCTGAGTTCGCACACCGTTTTGGCGGCACGCTCAGCTATATCGATGTTCGCTCGGCCGACAGGAACCAGGTTGCGTCGGCGCGGGGGCAATCCAATGCGGACGATGCCAGCCGGTTCGTCGTCTCACGCGAACTTGCCGGCACGATGCGTCCCGTTCCACTGACTGAGACTGAAACGGCGGCCGTGCTGCAGTTCCGCCGGCGCAGCGAGACCGCTGTCCGATCAATGGAACGTATGGCTGCCGAAACCCAATCGACACAACCCAACAGGCCCACAGAGGAGGCTGACAACATGGCAAATCTGAATGTGATGAAGACCTCATTTGCGCAAATGGATGAGCAGATGGAGGTGATCAAGACGAATCTCCCCGCCGACCGCCAGCCTCAGATCGAGGAGTTGCATGGCAAGCTGAAGGAGACGCAGCAGCAAATGCTGGCCACACAGGAGAGCATCGAACGCAAACGCGGAACGGTCGAAGGCGAAACATTCGTTGCTCCCGTCAAACACGAGTTCAGCCAGTTCTTGGCCGAGGAGCGTGGCGAACTGATCCGCTATGTCAGTCGCAAGGAGAACGGCAAGGCAGGAGCGGTCGTCTTCACCGATCATGGCGATAAGGTCGAGATCGCGCAATGGAAGGATCGCGAGGCGGTGCTGGCTGCCATGCAGGTCGCTTCCCGGAAATGGGGTTCGCTCACGATCAATGGCACCGAAAACTACAAGGCGCTCGCCGTCGAGCTTGCCGCCGAGCACGGATTCAAGATTACCAATCCCGAACTGCAGGACAGGCTTGTTGCGGCAGGCGAGCGAATTGCTCGGGAGCGAGCCGGTCGCGCTGGTATCGTGCCGGGCAACAGATCCGAGGCGCCGACTTTGCAGGTGCAGAGCGAGGCGGCCGGGCGGGAGCTGTCGCAATCGTCGGCACCCCGGACAACGGCGCCGATTGTCGACGGCGATAAGGTCAGGCCAGCCGATCGCGATCGGGAATCGATGCTGGCTGCTATGCGCGAGGCGGCGAAAAAGTGGGACACCATCACCGTCAATGGTTCCGAACGCGACAAGGCCTTGGCGGTCGAGCTTGCTGCCGAACATGGCTTCAAGATCAGCAATCCGGAACTGCAGGACAAGCTTGTCGCCGCCCAGGAAAAAATCGAGCAGCGCCGGCAGAAAGAGCAGATGCGCGAGGAAAGGCGGCCAGGCTTCACCGAAGGCATGACCCCGCAGGAACCAGCGCGGAAGTCCGACGCCGAAATCGAGCTCGCTCTTCAAACCGTCCGGGAGCGGACGGACGCCGAGGCCAAACGCGAGGTCCGGCAGGCTGAACGGAGTGCTGCCACACAGGAGCGTCCATTTGACGGCGGCGGCGAGGACCATGCCTATCGCACTCAGGCAGAAGCCAATGCCGCAGTCCGGGCGGAGCGGGCAGTAGATCAGAATCCGTCGCAGCCGATTCCCGCCGAGGTGAGCCAGTCTTCCGAAATTGAGCGCCAGCGCCAGGTTCAGCAAGAGCTGCTTTCAGAGAAGCAGGCCAACCGCCAGGGCGAAGCGCAAAAGCAGACGCAAAAACCGCGACATCGGCAGTAATGTTTCGCCAATCAAGGGCCGCGGTGTCCATGCCGCGCAGCTTTTCACCCTGTCACCACCGCGTGGCGGGTGGTGACAGGGCGGTCGCTGACACGGATGGCTTGGTCGCGTCAGCGACAGGGCGGGGGACTGATATCAGACAATTAGACCAAGAAGAACATTCACTTTGATCCCAATAGGTATGGCCTCACAAGAAAACTTCTTCTTCAAGCTCGGCGCGTCGAAGGCGCTACTCCTCGCAGAGGATAGAGATCGTGCGCCCATTCGCAGGTAGTCAGGGGTATATCCCGCAATGAAGACGCCCGTCCCAACCGCATAAATCATCGCTTTTGGTTCGCGAAACCCCGAGGCTCCACGGGTCAGGGCCAAGCTCATGATGCCCAAAGCAATCACGACAACGGCAATGCCGGCTTGCTGGGAAAGCGTTTCACCGACAATTGCGATGGATATAAATGCCACGATCAGTGGCGTACATGTGATCCTGCCGGCGAGCAGCAATGCATGGGAAATCGGAAGATTCGTCGTGTTCATCGGATCGCCACTGGTATGCATTGTTTCAGACGCGGCGGAGTACGACAGGTCGACGAAGCGACCAAGAGTCAATATCGGCAAGGAACGCCCAGCATGGACTTTTACGCGTTTTCTCAACAATATCCTAAGGGCCACAGTTGTAACTTGGGACAGCGATCAGCTGCGAAACTACCGTATTCTCCGTTCCGATCTCCGCAACCACCGATGTGATAGCCCCTTACGGAGCCTCTGCTTCGATGGCAGCCTTAAGGCTGTTGGGCCGCATGTCGGTCCAGCGCGTCTCGATTTGATCGAGGCACGCGTGGCGGGTGGCGGGTCCGAAGCCGGTGTGCCAGCCAGCAGGGACGTCTACAAATTCGGGCCACAGAGAGTGCTGACCCTCGTCATTGACCAGCACCAGGAAGGTAGCATGGGGATCGTCGAAGGGGTTAGTCATGGTGGATCCTTTATAGGGAGGCAGATCGTGTTTGCGATGCTCGCTCAAGGGCCCCGGCTAAAAGCGGGCCGATGGCAGCAAGCGTGGCAGGGCGCATCATTTTCTCATGCCGGCAGACAATGTCGTGGATACTGACGCGGCCGGTGACATAGCGCTGCCAGTCCTCCGGCTGCGATTCCTTGGCGGTCAGCGTCGCCCGGAAGAACAACAGATCCCCTTGGAAGGTTCTTGGTCTGAATTCTCGCATTAAGCGCGGGGCGTCACGAAAATTCCTGAAGATACTCTCAACAAGTCGGTCGTCGAGGGTCGCCAACGCGTCAGCCTTTGCAAGGAGCCCCCGGATTTGCGCAAGAGATGGCACCGCATCCCCGAACTCGACCGGCCGGTCCGAGAACACATCGAGCAGCACCTCCATCAAATCCCGAATAGTCGGTTCAGGAGCAACTGCGTGGGGCGCGTCATGCATTGGGTAGCCGTCGAGGTATGCGAGCAGGGAGACCTGCTCCCCCTTGTCCTGCAGGCGATTTGCGATTGCGTGGGCGACATGACAGCCGAAGGACCAGCCGAGCAAGTGATAGGGGCCACAAGGTTGCACTGAGTGTATCTCGTGGAGATAATCTTCGGCCATTGCCTCAATCGATAATTCCGAAGTCTCCCCGTCGACGAAACTCAAGGCCTGCACGCCGTAGAGGGGGCGGCCCTTTAGGTGCTGCAAGAGACCGGCATACGGCCAAGCGAGGCCGCCGGCAGGGTGGATGCAGAAAAGCGGTGGACGGCTACCTTGGGTGCGCAACGGCAGGAGCACATGGAGGGAGGCGGAGGCGGCCGCCTGCTCGTGATCGGCCTCCGCGAGACCGGCGGCGAGCTGGGCGGGGGTGGGGGCGTCGAATAGGGCCCGGATCGGCAGCTCGACGGCGAGGGCGGCGCGGATGCGGCCAACCAGGCGAGTGGCGAGCAGCGAGTGACCGCCGAGCTCGAAGAAGTTATCCTCGGGGCCGACACGTTCCAGC carries:
- a CDS encoding LPD7 domain-containing protein; translated protein: MFDVDAFLSLLDEIEQRKKRRAAANFLEQQDLDVLAAAKAGRKPGPKPKRRADNGKPYTGRKPRTGVTPVVSAAVDEDVRRGRRGGGRASPVGVISPFDRGASMSGHGPGDNGPSSEPQRRPAGPAERLAVAGGSQPAVVKLVSYAAGGARIGKLLTYQSRDGELAVERETGEQLSGGSWIQALADEWAEEDGRQPSKDVLRLSLTVRSDAAIGEALKQAFPGHRIAWRNEPEATGEGRAVDVVMSAAACAYPGERKALRIYDNRKSMTGLQSRLETAFGAGTEVEVHGFAHGVEGVGRYLSQIRKGTRDQAFAVRLNRDGSFTTDVLIDAGSSALEEAKDWKRDLRSQERRDVAHIIFSAKPGTPKDQFVDAARATLAREFAGHRYVFVLHEDRQHLHVHAAVKMRSETGKPLHPRIQDFQRWRKTLAEEARERNIPMDAMSRFERANPPGYKLKDIHRVERGVATENVRRRVEAVKASVVHIPTREEGKRHAVAAAQGWSQIAAIASEALHEAHPEPGDLRLYRAERPGTRSSAPIFTRNRAEAAEFAHRFGGTLSYIDVRSADRNQVASARGQSNADDASRFVVSRELAGTMRPVPLTETETAAVLQFRRRSETAVRSMERMAAETQSTQPNRPTEEADNMANLNVMKTSFAQMDEQMEVIKTNLPADRQPQIEELHGKLKETQQQMLATQESIERKRGTVEGETFVAPVKHEFSQFLAEERGELIRYVSRKENGKAGAVVFTDHGDKVEIAQWKDREAVLAAMQVASRKWGSLTINGTENYKALAVELAAEHGFKITNPELQDRLVAAGERIARERAGRAGIVPGNRSEAPTLQVQSEAAGRELSQSSAPRTTAPIVDGDKVRPADRDRESMLAAMREAAKKWDTITVNGSERDKALAVELAAEHGFKISNPELQDKLVAAQEKIEQRRQKEQMREERRPGFTEGMTPQEPARKSDAEIELALQTVRERTDAEAKREVRQAERSAATQERPFDGGGEDHAYRTQAEANAAVRAERAVDQNPSQPIPAEVSQSSEIERQRQVQQELLSEKQANRQGEAQKQTQKPRHRQ
- a CDS encoding MbtH family protein, coding for MTNPFDDPHATFLVLVNDEGQHSLWPEFVDVPAGWHTGFGPATRHACLDQIETRWTDMRPNSLKAAIEAEAP